The following nucleotide sequence is from Ferruginibacter lapsinanis.
ATCTTTGCGGACAATTACCATTGTTTGAAACATCATTGGAATCTTTTATGCTGCAGGATGATGGTATGATCGATGGAGCTGTTGTTAAATATGCTGCAGAAATTCCTGATAAAGAATTGAATCCAGTCGTACTCGATGAACGGTTGAACATTGGGCATATACATGATGCATTGGTAATGGGTATCAGAGATTATTTTTCTAAAATGAATTTTTCTAAAGCTATTCTAGGTAGTAGTGGTGGTATAGATAGTGCAGTTGTGCTGGCATTGGCTTGCAGTGCATTGGGAGCAGAAAATGTAAGAGCGATACTGATGCCTTCGCAATATTCTACTAACCATTCAGTAGATGATGCAGAGCAATTGAGTAAAAATTTAGGCAACCCTTATGATATAGTGCCGATAAAAAATATTTATGAAAGTTTTTTAACTGAACTGAAACCTATTTTCAACGAACTGCCGTTTAGCCTGGCCGAGGAAAATATTCAAAGCAGAACAAGAGGAAATTTATTGATGGCCATTGCTAATAAATTCGGGTATATTTTGTTGAACACTTCTAACAAAAGCGAGCTGGCGACAGGCTATGGTACGTTATATGGTGATATGGCCGGCGGCATCGGTGTATTAGGAGATTGCTACAAGTTACAGGTGTATGCATTGGCGAAGTATATCAACAGAGACAAAGAGATCATTCCAAATAATATCATCACCAAAGCACCTTCTGCAGAACTGAGGCCAGGTCAAAAAGATTCAGATTCTTTGCCTGATTATTCAATATTGGATAAAATTTTATATCAATACATCGAATGTAGGCAGGGGCCGGCAGCAATAAAAGCGCAAGGTTTTGATGCCGCACTGGTTGACAGGGTATTGAAAATGGTAAATGTGAATGAATACAAACGAAATCAATTTTGTCCGATCATACGTGTATCACCCAAAGCATTTGGCGTAGGAAGACGTGTTCCAATAGTAGGGAAGTATTTAAGTTAATATCGGTTAAACCCGTGATTACTAATTCGTGTAATCTGTGTAATTTTTTTAATTAGTGAAAATGAGAGCAACAGTTTATAAAAGCACCGGTAGTTGGTACATTGTTAAAGATGATGAGGGAAAGATGTTTAATGCCCGTATAAAAGGTAAATTAAAGATCGGTAATATTACCTCCACTAATCCTATTGCAGTTGGAGACGTAGTGATAGCAGAAATGGAAAATGAGTTAGAAAATACTTTAACGATCATCAACATTGAACAGAGAAGAAATTATATCACCCGTATCTCTCCGCATAATAAAAATCAACATCATATTGTCGCATCTAATTTAGATCAGAGTTTGCTGTTTGCTACATTAAAAGACCCCAAAACGTCCCAGGGTTTTATCGATCGTTTTTTAATTACATCCGAAGCATATCATATTCCTTCCATCATTGTATTTAATAAATCAGATCTGTACGGAGAGAAAGAAACCGAAAAATTTACCGAAGTAAAATCTATCTACGAATCGATCGGTTACAAAGTGATGAGCATGAGCATCGAAAAAAATGTGGGAGTTGAAGAAGTTAAGAACTTATTAAAAGATAAAACCACTTTATTGAGTGGTCATTCCGGAGTGGGGAAATCTTCTTTCATTAATATTATCTTTCCTGAATTACATTTAAAAACGTTGGAAGTAAGCGACTGGAGCGGAAAAGGAATGCATACTACCACTTTTGCAGAAATGTTCGATCTGCCTTTTGGCGGAAGAATAATTGATACACCCGGCATTCGAGAATTAGGATTGGTAGATATTCCAAAGCAAGAGCTATCGCATTATTTCCCTGAAATGAGGCAATTGATCAATGAATGCCAGTTCAATAATTGTATGCATATCAATGAAAAAAAATGTGCAATAAAAAGTGCCGTTGAAAACGGCACAATACATATGGATCGTTACATCAGTTATTGTAACATCCTTGAAAAGATCGAAGAAAAATCATATTGATCTAGTAAGCCCTACGCTCTAAAAAATGAGCGATCTCCATCACTGCATTATTTTCTTCCTTTACATTTTTTACATGATGAGGGAATATAGATACCCCGTTGAAGATGTTATAGTGCAGCGTTAAAAACTGTTTCTTGTATTTAAAATCCCAGTTTAATACTTCTGCATCATCTACCTGGTTTAGGAATTTCACTCTGAGGGTTGCAGCTAATGTTTCAGCAATGGCGTAGAACTTTGAAATGCCACAATTGTCATCAATCACGGCTTCGGTGTTGCCATATTGATTTTGTAATTGGTAACTCATGGTATTAGGATTTTATTGGTTTCTGTCTATTGCCCTCTCCACACATTACCCGTCTTGACTCTCATTTTTTTCTGTTTTACATTTTCTCCGGATGCAATTCTTTGGTCAGTAGTTAACTGCCCTGCTTGCGGACTACCCGGACAACCGTATTTCTCTTTTTTTCTAAAAACAGAACAACTGTTTAAACTGCCTATTAAAGAAATACAAACCGCTGCAACAATAATTTTTTTCATGTAGTAAAGATAAAAATTTTCTTTTAAACCCAATGCCATCAAACGTTAAACCTTTTAAACGTTCTTGAACCAACCACTATACATTAAATAATTATTGGCAATCCGGTCAATCTCGCCACTTATCAAGTTTTGGCTGATGTCTTTTACTTTTTTTGCAGGAACTCCTGCCCAAATGCTCCCCGGTTCAACCACTGAATTTTCGAGTACCACAGCCCCCGCAGCTATTATGCTGTTAGAGCCAACTTTTACATTATCCATCACAATCGACCCCATACCGATCAACACGTTGTCTTCTATAACGCATCCATGTATAATTGCATTGTGTCCGATGCTAACATTATTTCCAATAATGGCCTTGGTTTTTTCATAAGTACAATGAATAACTGCCCCATCCTGCACATTTACCTTGTTGCCCATACGGATACTATTTACATCTCCACGGATCACCGCATTGAACCATACACTACAGTCATCACCCATTATTACATCACCCACAATGGTGGCATTGGGAGCTATAAAACAGTTGCCACCCATTTGCGGCAGCACACCTTTTACCGGAAGAATTAAAGCCATAATTTTTGTTTTTTTTTTGAGCCCGGCTTCAGAATAGCTATTTAGCTTCATTGGCGTCGCACTCTTGTACAGTAAATCTTTATTCAGCAAAGTCCGAATTCGAAAGTGAAAACGGAAAAGTGTAATTACTTTTTTGCCTTGTACTACAAATATCAAACTTTCTTCACGAAATTTGTTACTTATGAATAATCGTAGCTTATTTCTTCAACATGTAGGACAAACCTCCGAAGCTCCGTTGGCATTAGAAATTGTGAAGGCAGAGGGTTGCAAACTCTATGACGTAGACGGGAAAGAATATATTGACCTGATTGGTGGCATTAGTGTTTGCAACGTGGGGCACCGGCATCCAAAAGTGATTGAGGCCATTAAAAGGCAATTAGATGATTACATGCACATTATGGTGTATGGAGAGTTGGTGCAAAGTCCGCAGGTAGCCTATGCGACAAAATTGACACAGTATTTACCCTCATCACTTAATGCTGTTTTTTTTACTGCCAGTGGCAGCGAAGCTACTGAAGGGGCTATGAAATTGGCAAAAAGATTTACTGGTAGAACAGAGATCATTTCTTTTAAAAATTCATATCACGGGAGCACACAAGGAGCTTTAAGTATAATGGGAGATGAGTATTGGAGAAATGCTTTTCGTCCGTTATTGCCCGATACCAGGCAACTCAATTATAATTCACTCGAAGACCTGGAGCATATTACTGACCGAACAGCCTGTGTTATTGCAGAGACAGTGCAGGCAGAAGCCGGAGTAATTACACCTGAAAAGGAATGGCTTACGGCATTGCGTAAACGCTGTACAGAGACCGGGACTTTGTTTATATTGGATGAGATACAATGTGGCTTTGGCAGAAATGGCTCTTTATGGGCATTTGAACAATTCAATATTGTGCCGGATATATTATTGTTGGGCAAAGCGTTGGGAGGAGGAATGCCTTTAGGTGCTTTTGTTGCCGATAAAAAAATAATGGATTCGTTATCACATAATCCTGTGCTTGGGCATATCAATACCTTTGGTGGGCATCCTGTTTGTTGTGCCGCAGGGTTGGCTGCATTTAATATATTGCTGGAAGAAAAACTGGTAGATGCAGTAAAGGAAAGAGAACAATTATTTGTTTCATTATTGAAGCATCCTGCAATTCTATCAGTAAACAGTTGTGGTTTGATGATTGCAGTTGCCTTTAAAGATTTTGATACCAATAAAAAACTAATTGATGCCCTGATTCTGGAAGGTGTATTTACTGATTGGTTTTTATTTGCCAGCAATTGCTTGCGTATCGCACCTCCATTGACGATAAGTGAAGAAGAAATAAAAATTGCCTGTGTAAAGATCATTCAGTTATTGACCGCTTAATAAGAGCAATCCTCATTATTTATGACAACATTAAAAAAGGTTAGTCTTCGTACCATTATAGTAGCTGTTGTTCTGTATCTGGTATTATTGATCCCCGACATGGGCAACAATAATAAAATAGTTCAGCCTTCTCAGCAACCATTTGAATGGAAGAGTGATGCTTTATGGCTGCAGTTAGAGGAAAATTTCAGGGAAGCCAGGCAAAGTTCTGTAGCTACACTTGATTCAGGTATTCAATCACTCAATCAGGTATTGAATACTAAATTAGTAGCTCTTCAAAATAAAACTGTTGCAGCAACCGATACAGATCTGGCTTCGATACAAAATATATTTTTTTCTTTGGCACCTTTGGTAGCAGTAAGACAACAGGCTTTGCCAGATTTTATTGATTACTACAACCATTTCAGGGTGTTTATAAAACAACAATCCAGGCAGTGGGATGTAAATGATCCTGCATCAAGAAATTCGATCTATTCGTTGCTGTACGGGATGCGTCAGGCAGTAGAGGAAGTGTTGTTGCAAAGGGACACTGTAAAATTTCCCTCCGCTATGTTTGTAACTCCTGAAAGATCCTATACACCGGCTACAAAAATTTTTGGGATAGAAGTGCATAGTGGTGATCTGTTGGTGTCACGAGGTGGTGCAGAAGTATCTGCACTGATTTCAAGAGGGAATGATTATCCCGGAAATTTTTCTCATGTAGCGTTAATCTATGTAGAAGAAAAGACCAATCGTCCGTATCTGATAGAAGCGCATATTGAAAAAGGTGTGGCTGTTTCTTCTGTTGAGCAATATGTGAAGGATAAAAAATTGCGTTTTATGGTAATGCGGTTAAGAGCAGATTTGTCTTCGGTAAAGGCAGATAGCATGTTGCCGCAAAAGGCTGCTAAACAAATGTATGAACATGCGTTGGAAGGGCATATACCTTATGATTTTAAAATGAATTTTCATGACTCCTCCGCTTTGTTCTGTTCCGAAGTGGCCTCTTATACATATAAAAATAATGGTGTACAATTATGGCAGGCTGTTTCAACTATCTCTTCGCAAGGTGTAGTAAACTGGTTGCATGATTTTGGGGTAGAAAATTTTGTAACACAAATGCCAGCTGATTTGGAGTATGATCCGCAATTATCAGTGGTGGCTGAATGGCGTGATCCGGAGACATTGTTTAAAGATCATATTGATAATGCGGTAATGGATGCATTGCTTGAAAAGGCGAATGAAGGAAAACAGATTGGTTACAATATCTGGCAGCTGCCACTTGTACGTATCATTAAAGGGTATTGTATGATACAGAATATCTTTGGGAAACCTGGTATGATACCGGAAGGGATGAGTGCCACACAAGCATTAAAGAATCAAACCTTTGTTGCCATGCATGTAAATACCAAAACTAAAGTAGAAGCACTTGCCGCAAAGTTTAAACAACAAAATGGTTACCAGGCTCCTTATTGGCAACTGGTAAAGTTTGCTAAAGCTTCCTCATCTTCGGAATAAAGGTATTTTTTAATTTATCAAGAATTTTCTTGCAAATGTAAAATTTATGTGTTTACTTTGTTTTTCAAAGTGCTTTTTATGAGTGAACAACAACAAACCCTCGAAGAGCTGCAGCACATCAAAACGATGATGGAACGCAGCAGTCGTTTTATCAGTTTAAGCGGACTCAGCGGTATTTCAGCGGGCATCTGTGCTTTAATTGGCGCTTGGTTTGCCGGAAGAAAGATCAACTGTTGGTTAAATGGTGATTGCGGATTGAACAGATTAATGAGAGAATCAGATCTTCAGTTATTGAATGACTTGATCTGGATAGCGTTGATAACTTTTGCAGCAGCTCTTATATCAGCTTTCTTTTTTACTTATTTACGCAGCAGAAAAAATAATACGCCGATGTGGGGTGCTGCAACCATTCGTTTATTTTGGAATACGGCTATACCGATTGCTGTTGGGGGGCTTTTTTTGATAAGGTTGATGCAGTTAGGT
It contains:
- the rsgA gene encoding ribosome small subunit-dependent GTPase A; this encodes MRATVYKSTGSWYIVKDDEGKMFNARIKGKLKIGNITSTNPIAVGDVVIAEMENELENTLTIINIEQRRNYITRISPHNKNQHHIVASNLDQSLLFATLKDPKTSQGFIDRFLITSEAYHIPSIIVFNKSDLYGEKETEKFTEVKSIYESIGYKVMSMSIEKNVGVEEVKNLLKDKTTLLSGHSGVGKSSFINIIFPELHLKTLEVSDWSGKGMHTTTFAEMFDLPFGGRIIDTPGIRELGLVDIPKQELSHYFPEMRQLINECQFNNCMHINEKKCAIKSAVENGTIHMDRYISYCNILEKIEEKSY
- a CDS encoding YiiX/YebB-like N1pC/P60 family cysteine hydrolase; translated protein: MTTLKKVSLRTIIVAVVLYLVLLIPDMGNNNKIVQPSQQPFEWKSDALWLQLEENFREARQSSVATLDSGIQSLNQVLNTKLVALQNKTVAATDTDLASIQNIFFSLAPLVAVRQQALPDFIDYYNHFRVFIKQQSRQWDVNDPASRNSIYSLLYGMRQAVEEVLLQRDTVKFPSAMFVTPERSYTPATKIFGIEVHSGDLLVSRGGAEVSALISRGNDYPGNFSHVALIYVEEKTNRPYLIEAHIEKGVAVSSVEQYVKDKKLRFMVMRLRADLSSVKADSMLPQKAAKQMYEHALEGHIPYDFKMNFHDSSALFCSEVASYTYKNNGVQLWQAVSTISSQGVVNWLHDFGVENFVTQMPADLEYDPQLSVVAEWRDPETLFKDHIDNAVMDALLEKANEGKQIGYNIWQLPLVRIIKGYCMIQNIFGKPGMIPEGMSATQALKNQTFVAMHVNTKTKVEALAAKFKQQNGYQAPYWQLVKFAKASSSSE
- a CDS encoding NAD+ synthase, which translates into the protein MKIFLAQQNYHIGNFESNTQKIICAIEEAKQQGGDIIVFSELCVCGYPPRDFLEFDDFINKCYAAIDAIKVYADGIAVIVGAPDRNTIKEGKDLFNAAYFLNNKQVQHIAHKTLLPTYDVFDEYRYFEPAYEWDIVEYKGKKIAITICEDIWNLGNNPLYRICPMDKLMEHHPDMMINISASPFDYTHEQDRMAIIKANVLKYKLPMFYCNAVGSQTEIVFDGASLVFDKAANLCGQLPLFETSLESFMLQDDGMIDGAVVKYAAEIPDKELNPVVLDERLNIGHIHDALVMGIRDYFSKMNFSKAILGSSGGIDSAVVLALACSALGAENVRAILMPSQYSTNHSVDDAEQLSKNLGNPYDIVPIKNIYESFLTELKPIFNELPFSLAEENIQSRTRGNLLMAIANKFGYILLNTSNKSELATGYGTLYGDMAGGIGVLGDCYKLQVYALAKYINRDKEIIPNNIITKAPSAELRPGQKDSDSLPDYSILDKILYQYIECRQGPAAIKAQGFDAALVDRVLKMVNVNEYKRNQFCPIIRVSPKAFGVGRRVPIVGKYLS
- a CDS encoding aspartate aminotransferase family protein codes for the protein MNNRSLFLQHVGQTSEAPLALEIVKAEGCKLYDVDGKEYIDLIGGISVCNVGHRHPKVIEAIKRQLDDYMHIMVYGELVQSPQVAYATKLTQYLPSSLNAVFFTASGSEATEGAMKLAKRFTGRTEIISFKNSYHGSTQGALSIMGDEYWRNAFRPLLPDTRQLNYNSLEDLEHITDRTACVIAETVQAEAGVITPEKEWLTALRKRCTETGTLFILDEIQCGFGRNGSLWAFEQFNIVPDILLLGKALGGGMPLGAFVADKKIMDSLSHNPVLGHINTFGGHPVCCAAGLAAFNILLEEKLVDAVKEREQLFVSLLKHPAILSVNSCGLMIAVAFKDFDTNKKLIDALILEGVFTDWFLFASNCLRIAPPLTISEEEIKIACVKIIQLLTA
- a CDS encoding gamma carbonic anhydrase family protein, whose product is MALILPVKGVLPQMGGNCFIAPNATIVGDVIMGDDCSVWFNAVIRGDVNSIRMGNKVNVQDGAVIHCTYEKTKAIIGNNVSIGHNAIIHGCVIEDNVLIGMGSIVMDNVKVGSNSIIAAGAVVLENSVVEPGSIWAGVPAKKVKDISQNLISGEIDRIANNYLMYSGWFKNV